A single window of Ignavibacteriota bacterium DNA harbors:
- a CDS encoding DUF2142 domain-containing protein produces the protein MNEFPKSIVKEEYIFALLALLFGVLFLFLTPPFSSDNEYEYFVVTYAESEFSEVLDSDVNNKGFFIPQSIKYIYDHIATAKSSNNGKVPNEIIDDFAKLKLHPDNKVFYNYSGKDIRLLNHLPAVFGIWIGKIINPNPIYLVWLSRISQLLVYIIIIFFAIKITPLFKKSFLLISLFPAVVFNSVVVNTYILGISLAILFISIIFKITFDKENSSVFWLVALLIIALILRFSSDIYIILLLIPVVIPTVKLNHFKVKIVMIAAVLLVIFLPMLISGDFLLKDFLILKSFQNGFIIDGDLNLAYHSGDLFNSFKLVIQNIVNQGGIWMKSAVAGILDSNLGLPEILVFVTLIIVFASALFDRKIQIQISVKFKLTSVVVFLTSILFITTYFLIFASPVGSNRVENMISVLFVPLLLIMLTLLNNDNYQNDIFDKYGSIIIGVWALILLVYFAQNIATTL, from the coding sequence ATGAATGAGTTTCCAAAATCAATAGTAAAAGAAGAATATATTTTTGCATTGCTTGCACTACTTTTTGGAGTACTATTTTTATTCCTGACTCCTCCTTTCAGTAGTGATAATGAATATGAATATTTCGTTGTAACTTACGCAGAATCCGAATTTTCAGAAGTGTTAGACTCTGATGTTAACAACAAGGGCTTTTTCATACCGCAATCTATCAAGTACATTTATGATCATATCGCCACTGCCAAATCATCAAATAACGGCAAAGTTCCTAATGAAATTATAGATGATTTTGCAAAACTCAAGCTACATCCTGATAATAAAGTTTTTTACAACTATTCAGGAAAGGATATCCGTCTACTTAACCATTTACCGGCAGTATTTGGTATTTGGATTGGGAAGATAATTAATCCAAACCCAATATATCTTGTTTGGCTTTCCCGAATATCTCAACTGTTAGTTTATATTATTATAATTTTTTTTGCTATAAAAATTACTCCTTTATTTAAAAAATCTTTTTTACTGATTTCGCTTTTTCCTGCTGTAGTTTTTAATTCAGTGGTTGTGAATACATACATTTTGGGAATTTCTTTAGCGATATTATTTATAAGTATAATTTTCAAAATTACTTTTGATAAAGAGAATTCATCAGTATTCTGGCTTGTTGCTTTATTAATTATTGCTCTGATACTTAGATTTTCAAGTGATATTTATATCATTTTGCTACTAATTCCGGTTGTTATTCCAACAGTAAAATTAAATCATTTTAAAGTAAAAATTGTTATGATTGCCGCAGTTCTACTTGTGATATTCTTGCCGATGTTGATTTCAGGCGATTTTCTCCTAAAAGATTTTCTCATACTAAAGAGTTTTCAAAATGGTTTTATTATTGATGGTGATTTAAACCTTGCTTATCATTCAGGTGATTTGTTTAATAGTTTTAAATTGGTAATTCAGAATATCGTAAATCAGGGCGGAATTTGGATGAAGAGTGCAGTAGCAGGAATTTTGGATTCAAATTTGGGCTTGCCTGAAATTTTGGTTTTTGTTACCCTTATTATTGTATTTGCTTCTGCTTTGTTTGACAGAAAAATACAAATTCAAATTTCTGTGAAATTCAAATTAACTTCAGTTGTAGTATTTTTAACTTCGATATTATTCATTACAACTTATTTTCTGATTTTCGCATCACCTGTAGGCAGTAATCGGGTTGAAAATATGATAAGTGTACTTTTCGTTCCTCTATTGCTAATTATGTTAACACTACTAAATAATGATAATTATCAAAATGATATTTTTGATAAATATGGAAGTATTATTATTGGAGTTTGGGCTTTAATTTTACTTGTTTATTTTGCGCAAAATATTGCAACAACTCTGTAA
- a CDS encoding tetratricopeptide repeat protein: MVNEIKSITIINGKNKFPILWFSVFVIVILFFTFYTQNPIQNSWQQPLNDFQTALNIKDSRVKPTKLKEAGSRLAAIQSKLNIHPVINLNVGYYYFAMGEMDSVINSQINVINNTPKDDKEKIASNATDLLINATANKSKQLIAKGDSAEAFKLLIKAASYSGDNNHLNRNIAGFYLSQGKISPAIFHYSMALKSNNRDVESMIGLAKAYYYIGQTDSASNYTKKALELNSTDTEAVMMNSIIGEKTK; the protein is encoded by the coding sequence ATGGTTAATGAAATAAAATCGATTACAATTATAAATGGAAAAAATAAATTTCCAATCCTTTGGTTTTCAGTATTTGTCATTGTAATACTTTTCTTTACATTTTATACCCAAAATCCAATTCAAAACTCTTGGCAACAACCTCTCAATGATTTTCAAACAGCACTAAATATAAAAGATTCCAGAGTTAAGCCAACTAAATTAAAAGAAGCAGGTTCACGACTTGCTGCTATTCAGTCAAAGTTAAACATTCATCCCGTAATTAATTTAAATGTTGGTTATTATTATTTTGCAATGGGTGAAATGGATTCCGTGATTAATTCTCAGATTAATGTAATCAATAACACTCCAAAAGACGACAAAGAAAAAATAGCGTCCAATGCGACTGATTTGCTAATAAATGCTACTGCTAATAAATCTAAACAACTGATTGCAAAAGGCGATTCTGCTGAAGCATTTAAACTATTAATCAAAGCTGCCTCTTATTCAGGTGATAATAACCATCTGAACCGAAATATTGCCGGTTTTTACCTGAGTCAAGGAAAAATTAGTCCTGCCATTTTTCATTACTCTATGGCATTGAAATCAAATAATAGAGATGTTGAATCTATGATTGGACTTGCAAAAGCTTATTATTATATCGGGCAGACTGATTCAGCAAGTAATTACACAAAGAAAGCACTTGAGCTGAATTCAACTGATACTGAAGCAGTTATGATGAATAGCATTATTGGGGAAAAGACGAAATGA